ATGCTGGTGGGGGTGACGGCGAAGACGATCTGCAGGCTGCTCCCGCCGACCGACCAGCCCTGGAAGATCTCCGCGGCCACCACGGCGACTCCCCAGCCGACGGCGACACCGATGGCGACGCCCGGCAGAGCTGACAGCAGCGCGTAGGCAGCCCCTTCGAGGGTGAAGGACCCGACCAGGCGCGAGCGCTTCATGCCGACTGCCCGCAGCATGCCGAGTTGGGATTTCCGCTCTTCGCCCAGCATGACGAAGATGTTCACCAGCAGCAGGGCTCCCGCGATGATGCTGAAGCTGCCGATCATGAGGAACAGCGCGCCGAGGGTGTCCCCGGTGACCTTGGCCTCCCGCAGCACGGTGTGTTTCGGCGTTTCCACTGCGGCCTGCTCGGCGACCAGACCCAGGGTCCGTTGGATGTCCGCAGTCACCTCTTCGGTCAGCGCGTCGCCTCCCTCGACGCCGCCGCGGTTGGACACGAAGGTGACCGAGCGGGGTTCCGCTCCGGCGGCACGGGCAGCGGAGTCAAGGGTGCCCGGAGGCAGGAATGCGTCGCGGTTGAGCCTGCCGCCCAGCCCCACACCGGCCAGCCCCTGCTCCGGCACAACGCGGTCGACACGGAACGTCTGCGGTGTCCCGAACAGGTAGAAAGTGACCCGCTGCCCAACACCCACCCTCAGTGACCGAGCCAGCGGCTCGTTGACGACGACGTGGCCCGGTTTCGGGTTCGCGCCGCCCAGCCCCGGGTCGCCACCCGCGCGGCCGAAGCGGGACGCCTCGGCGAAGTCCATCTGCCACGCCAGCGCCCGCGGTTCGGCGATCGGCTGGCCGCCAGGGTGGCTGACCGCTGCCGCCTGTGTGGCCTGGGCGCTCAGCACTCCATCGATGTCGGGATTTCCGGAGAGTGCGCCCAGCCGTTGGGCGATGCCCCGCCCGGCCGGACCGGCGGGTGCGATGACGCGCTCGTCGACCGGCCCGAGAGTCCGGTACGCCTCCTGGCGTACCGAAAAGTTCAAGGTGTCGCCGACGACCAACGCGCCGACGATGATGGCCGTCCCGAGCACCGAACCGCTGATCACGAGCGCCGCCTCCGTCCTGCGGCGGGCGAGCTGGCGGAAGGCCAGACGGCGGGAGACCGGCTGCCGGACGGCGACCAGCACGAGGGCTGAGAGCGCGATCGCAAGGGCGATGAGCAGCGGAGCCAACAGGTTGGGGTACATGGGGTCAGCCGGTGGGGATCTTGGGCATCGTGCCGGGAGGGGGGACGTGCTGACGGATGTCGTCGACAAGTCGTCCGTCACGCATGCGGATCAGCCGGGGGACGCGGTCCCCGATGGCGCTGTCGTGGGTGACCAGGACGATCGTCTGCCCTTCGTCCTGGTTCAGCTCGCACAGCAGGTCCATGACCTGGATGGCCATCGCGCTGTCGAGATTGCCGGTGGGTTCGTCCGCCCACACGATGGCCGGGCGGCCGGCCAGTGCGCGTGCGATGGTCACCCGCTGCTGTTCTCCGCCCGACATCTCGCTCGGCCGGTGATGGACCCGGCGGCCGAGGCCGACCCGGTCAAGCATGGCCAGCGCCCGGCGCCGGGCCTCCCGTGGCCGGGTCCCGACGAGCAGGAGCGGGAGTTCGACGTTCTCCACCGCGGAGAAGACCGGAATCAGGTTGAACGCCTGGAAGACAAACCCCATCGTGCGGGCCCGGTGCTCGGTGCGCGCGGCGTCCGACATGGCGAACAGGTCGTGGCCGTCGACCTCCACCCGCCCGCCGTCAATGTCGTCCAGGCCGGACAGGCAGTTCAGCAGGGTGGTCTTCCCGGACCCTGACGGGCCCATGACGCCGACCAGCTCGCCGGGGTTCACGACGAGGTCCAGGTCAAGCAGGGCGGTCACCGCCACGGAGCCCGTCCGGTAGATCTTCTGCACTCCGGAGGCGATGAGAAGTGGCCGGTGGTCGTCCATGTATCCCAGCGAAGCCGACATGCGCGTGATCACGTATGTGCCACATGGGCCCGAGCCCCGGGCCGAAAGGCCCCATTGCGCAGCGGAGGGCACGCCGGTGCCACACGAGGTCCGGCCCTCGACATGTCCGACCGCTCGGACACAGCGACATCGTGCCCGGAGTACAAGGTCACGGCAGTACGCGTGTCCAGGCCGTGACCAGGGCCAATGGCGAGGAGGGGCCGTCCGGCCCCCCTTCTTGCCCCTTGCAGCCCTGTGATCCGTCGTCCGTTCGCCGGACTCTGGACGCGTCGTCCCGCGCAGGTAACTCGCCGGCGCCCTCTCCGCTGAAGGAGGACTGGGCGATGAAGCACGACAACGTCGAATCCACGATGACGAGTGAAGTCGTCAAGGCCGCCTACGACACCCCCTTCGAGGAGATCGCCCGGCTGCTGTCGCAGCACCGGATCAGCGGCCTTCCCGTTGTCGACGACGACGAGAAGGTCATCGGAGTGATCTCCGCGACCGATCTCATGGTCCACCGGTCCGGAAAGGAAGACACTCCTGGCCGCTTCAACTGGTCCTCACTCACCTCCAGGGCACGCGTCCGGGAGTCCAAGGCACAGGCTCGCAACGCCGGGCAGCTGATGACCCACCCGGCCGTCACCGTCCACGCCCACCAGTCCATCGCCCATGCCGCCCGCATCATGGCCGAACACCGCATCGAACGACTTCCGGTCGTGGACGAGGAGGACCGTCTCGTCGGCATCGTCACGCGACGCGACCTGCTTCGGATCTTCCTGCGGCCCGACGCCGAAATCCGCCGTGAGGTGATCGACGAGGTTCTGGTGCACGCGCTCTGGCTCCCGCCCGAGACTGTCCGTGTTGACGTGCATGACGGCGTCGTGACCCTGACAGGACAGCTGCCACGGCGCGGGGACGTACCCGTCGCGCTGCGGATGACCCGCCAGATCGACGGTGTGATCGCGGTCGTCGACGAGCTGACCTTCAGCGTCACCGACGCGCGCAATGGGCTGTCCGAGGACGAGTTCTACGGCGACAGCGGCCGGAGGCGCACACTGTAAAGAGAAGTGATCACGATGACTCGCACCGTGCTCGTCGCCTACGGCAGCAAGAAGGGCTCGACGGCGGAGATCGCCCAGTTCATCGCCTCCATCCTGCGCGACGAAGGAGTGAAGGCCGACGCCCGGCCTGCGGCCGAGGTGCGTGACATCCGCTCGTACGAGGCCGTCGTACTCGGAGGCGCGCTGCGCAGGGGACGCTGGCACCGGGATGCACGGCGCTTCGCCCGGCGCCATCGCCGTGCTCTGGCTGGGCGGCCGCTGTGGCTGTTCAGCAGTGGCCCCCTCGGCCCGTCGGCACTGGAAGGGGACGTCCCTGCCGTGCGCGGGGTCCACCAGGTCGAGCGTCGACTGGGAGCGCTGGAGCACATCACGTTCGGCGGACGGCCGGCAGACGGAGCGCGAGGGCGCATCGCCCGGGTGGTCCTTGAGGAGGACGGCGACGACTGCCGCGACTTCAAACGGATCGCCCTGTGGGCCGAATGCATCGCCGCCTACCTGACCGCGATACCGAGGCGGGGCAGAACTGGCCCTGTTGGGGCCGTAGACAGGGCCGCCCGGCCCCTTCCCCGGCGCCGATCGGGTGACAGACGCTGAGCACAGACAGCGGCCCCGCAGGAGAACCGGCGAGTGCGGCCCGGACGGCTCACCGGTCATCACAGAGGAATCCGAGCGCTCGAAACGGAGGCCCAGCAATGAGCACCCCCTCCCCCATCCGCATGACAGCCGTTCTGTCCCCCGAGCACCGTGCCCGGCTGCTGGGCACAACCCGCGACGTCAGATTCCCTGAGGGAACCCGCATCTTCGAAGAAGGCGGCCGCGCCGACCGGTTCTGGATCATCCAGTCCGGCACTGTCACTCTCGACATCAAGGTTCCGGGACGGCGCCCGGCGGTGATCGAGAACCTGGGCTTCGGTGAACTCGTGGGCTGGTCCTGGCTGTTCCCTCCGTATGTGTGGCAGCTCGGCGCCGAGGCCATGACGCCCGTACGCGCCCAGGAGTTCGACGCGTCAACGGTGCGGATGATGATGGATGCCGACCCTGCCTTCGGCTCAGCGATCGGAAACTGGGTCGGCAGGGTGCTCGCCCACCGGCTGCATGCCGCCCGTATCCGCCTGCTCGATCTGTACGCGCCGCACGGCAGCGGCATGACTCTGTGACCCCGACGTCCGAGAGGCCCGCCATGCCCGATTCCCCGCACACAGTGAGCGATGTCATGACGCACACCGCAGTCGCGGTGGGGCGCCGTGCGACCTATAAGGAGATCGTGGAGCTGATGGAGCAGTGGAAGGTCAGTGCCTTGCCGGTGCTGGAGGGCGAGGGCCGTGTGATCGGCGTGGTCTCGGAGGCCGATCTGCTCCCCAAGGAGGAATACCACCTCGACGACCCTGCACAGGCAGACCGGCCGCTGTCAGACATGGCGAAGGCGAGGGCGGTCTCGGCGGAGGAGCTGATGTCGAGCCCGGCCGTCACCGTTCACCCGAGCGCCACGGTCGCCGAGGCCGCACGGATCATGGCGCGCCGTCGGGTCAAGCGCCTGCCCGTGGTCGACGATGTCGGCCTGCTGGAAGGTGTCGTCAGCCGCAGCGACCTGCTGAAGGTGTTCCTCAGGCCGGACGAGGCCATCGCCGACGAGATCCGTCGTACCGTCATCGAGCACCTTCCACCCCCGGCACGAGTGGAAGTCTCCGTCACCGACGGCGTGGTCACCCTCCACGGCAGCCTCCGGGACCGGGCGCTGGTCACCCTGCTTGGCCGGGCCGCCCGCGCGGTCGAAGGCGTCGTGGACATCCGCCTGAGCCTCAACGACGAGGCACCCCCACCGCCCTAGGCATCAGCACGACAGCCCGGGCGCGTCAAGGCGAACGACAGCCCCGGCCCGTCAAGGCCCGGGCACGTCAAGGCGAAAAGGGCCCATCCGGTTCTCGCGGATCCTGATTGCGTGGTGCACGGCCACGAGCCGCTTCTCCACGTCCTCGTCAGGGGCCCTTTCCGTCAATTCCATGGAAACACGGGGGGCGGGCTGCTGCCAGGGCCGAACAGCCCCACCTTCGGTGCCGCTCGGCCCAACCCCTCCCTTACCGCTTGACGGCTACTGCTTGACGACCAATCGACGCAGCCACGCCTGCCTGCTGAGGCGGGCTGCGGCGAATCCGGCCAGGCCCACGGCGGCGGCCGCAGCGACCTCCGTCCCGCCGAGCGGGTCGGTCTCAAGTACAGAACGCAGGAACGGTACGTACAGTGCCGCCACCGCGAGACCGGCCGAGGCGAGCACCGCCGCCGGCAGGAAGAGGTTTTCCCGCGTGAAAAGGCGGTCCCGCAGCCCCATGACGACCCCGAGCTGGGCGGCCAGCAGGGACAGGAACAGCACACTCTGCCAGGCTGCATCCACGGCATGAGCCGAGAGGCCTGCAGCGAGGCTTGCCATGGTGACCATGGCTGCGAGGAAGAGCACCCGTTGCCACAGGCCGTGCCCCAGCACGTGCTGTTGCGGCGGGCGCGGGGGCCGGTGCATGGCGCGAGGGGACACTGGCTCCGCCCCCATCGCCACCCCGGTCAGGCCATGGGTGAGGAGATTGATCCACAGGATCTGGCCCGCACGCAGCGGCAGTGACAATCCGAGCAGCGGGCCCAACAGCATCACCAGGATCTCCGCGGTGCCCCCGGCGAGTCCGTAGACGAGGAAGCGTCGGATGTTGTCGTAGACGCGGCGCCCCTCCTCGACCGCCGCGACCACGGTGGACAACTCGTCGTCGGTGAGCACCAGATCGGCCGACTGTCTCGCCACCTCGGTGCCTCGCCGCCCCATGGCGACGCCGATGTCCGCCTGTCGTAGTGCGGGTCCGTCGTTGACGCCGTCACCGGTCATCGCCGTCACATCCCCGCGGTCGCGCCAGGCTTCGACGATGTCCAGCTTCTGCTGCGGGTCCGTGCGGGCGAACACACTTACCGCCGTGAGGTCGTCGACGGCTCCTGCCGCCAGGGACTGACCTGTGACGACCTCGCCCGGCTCGCTGTGGGGGGACAGCAGGCCGACGCGCGTCGCGATGGCCCGTGCGGTGGCGGGATGATCACCGGTGATGAGGACGGGCGTGATGCCCGCGGCCCGGCACGCGGCCAGCGTGGCTGTCGCCGCCGGCTTCGGAGGATCGTTGATCGCCGCCAGACCGAGCAGCCGCAGCCCCGACTCGGCATCCGCTGCCCGCGCCGGAGCCTCGGTCCGCTCGCCGCAGGCCACGGCCAGCACCCGGTACCCCTGCGCGGCGAGCAGCGCTGCCTCGTCCCGGGCCCGATCGAGGAGTTGCGCGGGCTCGTCGAGCACAGCGGGGTCGAGGACGGCTTCCGGAGCGCCCTTCAGACACACCGTCAATGACCCGGACGGCGTTCGGTGGAGTGTGCTCATCCGCTTGCGGAGGCTGTCGAACGGCGCTTCGTCGGTCCTCGGGTAGGTCTGCTGGAGCGTGCTCGGTTTCTCGCAGCGTGCTTTGGCCGCGGCCGTCAGGAGCGCGGCTTCGGTGGGGTCACCGAGGGCAGTCCAGCGGCGCCCGGTGTCGTCGGACTCGTCCGGGGGGCGCAGCGCGGCGTCGT
This window of the Streptomyces sp. SLBN-118 genome carries:
- a CDS encoding CBS domain-containing protein, with the translated sequence MKHDNVESTMTSEVVKAAYDTPFEEIARLLSQHRISGLPVVDDDEKVIGVISATDLMVHRSGKEDTPGRFNWSSLTSRARVRESKAQARNAGQLMTHPAVTVHAHQSIAHAARIMAEHRIERLPVVDEEDRLVGIVTRRDLLRIFLRPDAEIRREVIDEVLVHALWLPPETVRVDVHDGVVTLTGQLPRRGDVPVALRMTRQIDGVIAVVDELTFSVTDARNGLSEDEFYGDSGRRRTL
- a CDS encoding CBS domain-containing protein; the protein is MPDSPHTVSDVMTHTAVAVGRRATYKEIVELMEQWKVSALPVLEGEGRVIGVVSEADLLPKEEYHLDDPAQADRPLSDMAKARAVSAEELMSSPAVTVHPSATVAEAARIMARRRVKRLPVVDDVGLLEGVVSRSDLLKVFLRPDEAIADEIRRTVIEHLPPPARVEVSVTDGVVTLHGSLRDRALVTLLGRAARAVEGVVDIRLSLNDEAPPPP
- a CDS encoding cation-transporting P-type ATPase; this encodes MTSRPLHTPPVTDERSRGLTEEDAARRLADYGRNEVTARRTVRLHTRVVAQLRDPLIMVLLGAVALTVAIGDHADSVVIALVIVVNTTVGVIQEVRADNAVAALSAMSAPNARVLRGGSEREVPAAEVVPGDVLALGEGDIVPADALLTQASALLLDESMLTGESVPVDKDLRSGRPGAATLSAGTVVVRGRGIATVTATGAASALGRIAALLEGRLEATPLQRRLAALGRVLALATLALCLLVFALGLVRGLAPGTMAVTAISLAVAAVPESLPAVVTLALALGARRMAARHAVVRRLPAVETLGSVTVLATDKTGTLTEGRMVVERVWTAEGAVDFTGTGYEPFGDVRVDGRAAEPAELGPVQKLLTTATLCNDAALRPPDESDDTGRRWTALGDPTEAALLTAAAKARCEKPSTLQQTYPRTDEAPFDSLRKRMSTLHRTPSGSLTVCLKGAPEAVLDPAVLDEPAQLLDRARDEAALLAAQGYRVLAVACGERTEAPARAADAESGLRLLGLAAINDPPKPAATATLAACRAAGITPVLITGDHPATARAIATRVGLLSPHSEPGEVVTGQSLAAGAVDDLTAVSVFARTDPQQKLDIVEAWRDRGDVTAMTGDGVNDGPALRQADIGVAMGRRGTEVARQSADLVLTDDELSTVVAAVEEGRRVYDNIRRFLVYGLAGGTAEILVMLLGPLLGLSLPLRAGQILWINLLTHGLTGVAMGAEPVSPRAMHRPPRPPQQHVLGHGLWQRVLFLAAMVTMASLAAGLSAHAVDAAWQSVLFLSLLAAQLGVVMGLRDRLFTRENLFLPAAVLASAGLAVAALYVPFLRSVLETDPLGGTEVAAAAAVGLAGFAAARLSRQAWLRRLVVKQ
- a CDS encoding cyclic nucleotide-binding domain-containing protein; translated protein: MSTPSPIRMTAVLSPEHRARLLGTTRDVRFPEGTRIFEEGGRADRFWIIQSGTVTLDIKVPGRRPAVIENLGFGELVGWSWLFPPYVWQLGAEAMTPVRAQEFDASTVRMMMDADPAFGSAIGNWVGRVLAHRLHAARIRLLDLYAPHGSGMTL
- a CDS encoding ABC transporter ATP-binding protein, translating into MSASLGYMDDHRPLLIASGVQKIYRTGSVAVTALLDLDLVVNPGELVGVMGPSGSGKTTLLNCLSGLDDIDGGRVEVDGHDLFAMSDAARTEHRARTMGFVFQAFNLIPVFSAVENVELPLLLVGTRPREARRRALAMLDRVGLGRRVHHRPSEMSGGEQQRVTIARALAGRPAIVWADEPTGNLDSAMAIQVMDLLCELNQDEGQTIVLVTHDSAIGDRVPRLIRMRDGRLVDDIRQHVPPPGTMPKIPTG
- a CDS encoding flavodoxin domain-containing protein, with the translated sequence MTRTVLVAYGSKKGSTAEIAQFIASILRDEGVKADARPAAEVRDIRSYEAVVLGGALRRGRWHRDARRFARRHRRALAGRPLWLFSSGPLGPSALEGDVPAVRGVHQVERRLGALEHITFGGRPADGARGRIARVVLEEDGDDCRDFKRIALWAECIAAYLTAIPRRGRTGPVGAVDRAARPLPRRRSGDRR